One Drosophila virilis strain 15010-1051.87 chromosome 5, Dvir_AGI_RSII-ME, whole genome shotgun sequence DNA window includes the following coding sequences:
- the Sema2b gene encoding semaphorin-2A isoform X2, protein MLCSMAKLRRSLLSAAWLLVLGAQIIYVDYARADYENTWNLYYEPPCCTGAAAVGHHLRHHKEHVKDFSCGPLHYKTFYMDERNNALYVGAMDRIFRLNLRNISQSICERDVLILEPTGSDILNCVSKGKREVECRNHIRVIQPMNFNGHRLYVCGTNAHNPKDYVINANLTHLPRSQYVPGIGLGIGKCPYDPADNSTAVYVENGNPFGLPALYAGTNAEFTKADSVIFRSDLYNFTNGRKEANFKRTVKYDSKLLDKPNFVGSFEIGDFVYFFFREHAVEYINCGKAVYSRVARVCKNDRGGKYMISQNWATYLKARMNCSISSEFPFYFNEIQSVYKMPNDDSKFYATFTTNTNGLIGSAVCSYDIRDINAAFEGKFKEQASSNSAWLPVLNSKVPEPRPGTCHNDTATLPDSVLNFIRKHPLMDKAVDHEFGNPVFYKRDVILTRLVVDKIRIDKLNQEFLVYFVATSTGQIYKIVQFMHYGQRHSNLVDIFEASPRNEPIRELTLSQKTASLYLATDHQVKQIDLAMCARRYDSCFRCVADPYCGWDKEVNACRPYQLGLLQDVANETSGICDTSVLRKRVTSSYGQTLHLSCFVKMPDVLRKKQTRWYHHSTEKGRYEVRYTPTKYIETNEGGLVLLAVNEGDGGRYDSYLDGTLLCSYGVTVDAHRCSPPSQKQDYQKIYSHWCNEFEKYKSAMKQWQAKQEQCGLKDKTATGSSSGSSISGNGKHVNDVFSNDALV, encoded by the exons AGCATGTCAAGGACTTCAGCTGTGGCCCGCTGCACTACAAAACCTTTTATATGGATGAGCGCAACAACGCGCTCTATGTTGGCGCCAT GGATCGCATATTTCGCTTAAATCTGCGCAACATCAGCCAATCGATATGCGAG CGCGACGTTCTAATACTGGAACCCACTGGCTCCGATATACTCAACTGCGTCTCCAAGGGCAAGCGAGAG GTGGAATGCCGCAACCACATACGCGTCATCCAGCCCATGAACTTCAACGGCCATCGGCTCTACGTCTGCGGCACGAATGCGCACAACCCCAAGGATTATGTTATAAAC GCCAACTTAACACATTTACCCAGATCCCAGTACGTGCCCGGCATAGGGTTGGGCATCGGCAAGTGTCCCTACGATCCCGCTGACAACTCAACCGCCGTCTATGTGGAAAACGGAAATCCCTTTGGTTTGCCTGCGCTG TACGCCGGAACCAATGCTGAATTCACCAAAGCTGATTCGGTTATATTCCGCTCGGATCTCTATAATTTCACCAATGGACGTAAAGAGGCCAATTTTAAGCGCACCGTCAAATATGACTCCAAATTACTGGACA AACCGAACTTTGTTGGCTCCTTTGAGATCGGCGATTTTGTGTACTTTTTCTTTCGGGAACACGCCGTGGAGTACATCAACTGCGGCAAGGCTGTCTATTCCCGTGTGGCTCGCGTTTGCAAGAACGATCGCGGCGGCAAATACATGATCAGCCAGAACTGGGCGACATATCTGAAGGCGCGCATGAACTGCAGCATCTCGAGCGAGTTCCCTTTCTACTTCAACGAAATACAGTCCGTCTATAAAATGCCCAACGATGATAGCAAATTCTATGCCACATTCACAACGAATACAAACGGATTAATTGGCTCGGCGGTCTGCAGCTACGATATAAGGGATATCAATGCGGCCTTTGAAG GCAAGTTCAAGGAGCAGGCGTCATCGAACAGCGCCTGGTTGCCAGTGCTGAACTCAAAAGTGCCGGAGCCACGTCCGGGCACATGCCACAACGACACCGCAACACTGCCGGACTCGGTGTTGAATTTCATACGCAAACATCCGCTAATGGACAAGGCGGTCGATCATGAATTTGGCAATCCTGTATTTTACAAACGAGACGTTATACTCACCCGCCTCGTTGTCGACAA AATACGCATAGACAAACTGAACCAAGAGTTTCTCGTGTACTTTGTGGCGACCAGCACTGGCCAGATCTACAAGATAGTGCAGTTCATGCACTACGGACAGCGACACTCGAATCTGGTGGACATCTTCGAGGCGTCCCCGCGCAACGAACCTATACGGGAGCTGACACTCAGCCAGAAGACGGCTTCCCTTTATCTGGCCACTGACCATCAAGTGAAGCAAATTGATCTGGCCATGTGTGCACGTCGCTACGACAGCTGCTTCCGCTGTGTGGCGGATCCCTATTGCGGCTGGGACAAGGAGGTCAACGCCTGCCGGCCATATCAGCTGGGCCTGCTGCAGGACGTGGCCAATGAGACGTCCGGCATATGCGATACGAGCGTGCTGCGCAAGCGTGTTACTTCCTCCTACGGCCAGACGCTGCATCTGTCCTGTTTCGTCAAGATGCCCGACGTGCTGCGCAAGAAGCAGACACGCTGGTACCACCACTCTACAGAGAAGGGACG CTACGAAGTGCGCTACACACCCACCAAATACATTGAGACCAACGAAGGCGGCCTGGTGCTGCTGGCTGTAAACGAGGGCGATGGCGGCCGATATGATAGCTATTTGGATGGCACCCTGCTCTGCAGCTATGGCGTCACCGTGGATGCGCACAG ATGCTCGCCGCCTTCGCAGAAGCAGGACTACCAGAAGATCTATTCGCATTGGTGCAACGAGTTCGAGAAATACAAATCAGCCATGAAGCAATGGCAGGCCAAACAGGAG CAATGTGGCCTCAAGGATAAAACggcaacaggcagcagcagcggcagcagcatcagcggcaacggcaaacATGTCAACGATGTGTTCAGCAACGACGCCCTGGTCTGA
- the Sema2b gene encoding semaphorin-2A isoform X1: protein MLCSMAKLRRSLLSAAWLLVLGAQIIYVDYARADYENTWNLYYEPPCCTGAAAVGHHLRHHKEHVKDFSCGPLHYKTFYMDERNNALYVGAMDRIFRLNLRNISQSICERDVLILEPTGSDILNCVSKGKREKVECRNHIRVIQPMNFNGHRLYVCGTNAHNPKDYVINANLTHLPRSQYVPGIGLGIGKCPYDPADNSTAVYVENGNPFGLPALYAGTNAEFTKADSVIFRSDLYNFTNGRKEANFKRTVKYDSKLLDKPNFVGSFEIGDFVYFFFREHAVEYINCGKAVYSRVARVCKNDRGGKYMISQNWATYLKARMNCSISSEFPFYFNEIQSVYKMPNDDSKFYATFTTNTNGLIGSAVCSYDIRDINAAFEGKFKEQASSNSAWLPVLNSKVPEPRPGTCHNDTATLPDSVLNFIRKHPLMDKAVDHEFGNPVFYKRDVILTRLVVDKIRIDKLNQEFLVYFVATSTGQIYKIVQFMHYGQRHSNLVDIFEASPRNEPIRELTLSQKTASLYLATDHQVKQIDLAMCARRYDSCFRCVADPYCGWDKEVNACRPYQLGLLQDVANETSGICDTSVLRKRVTSSYGQTLHLSCFVKMPDVLRKKQTRWYHHSTEKGRYEVRYTPTKYIETNEGGLVLLAVNEGDGGRYDSYLDGTLLCSYGVTVDAHRCSPPSQKQDYQKIYSHWCNEFEKYKSAMKQWQAKQEQCGLKDKTATGSSSGSSISGNGKHVNDVFSNDALV, encoded by the exons AGCATGTCAAGGACTTCAGCTGTGGCCCGCTGCACTACAAAACCTTTTATATGGATGAGCGCAACAACGCGCTCTATGTTGGCGCCAT GGATCGCATATTTCGCTTAAATCTGCGCAACATCAGCCAATCGATATGCGAG CGCGACGTTCTAATACTGGAACCCACTGGCTCCGATATACTCAACTGCGTCTCCAAGGGCAAGCGAGAG AAGGTGGAATGCCGCAACCACATACGCGTCATCCAGCCCATGAACTTCAACGGCCATCGGCTCTACGTCTGCGGCACGAATGCGCACAACCCCAAGGATTATGTTATAAAC GCCAACTTAACACATTTACCCAGATCCCAGTACGTGCCCGGCATAGGGTTGGGCATCGGCAAGTGTCCCTACGATCCCGCTGACAACTCAACCGCCGTCTATGTGGAAAACGGAAATCCCTTTGGTTTGCCTGCGCTG TACGCCGGAACCAATGCTGAATTCACCAAAGCTGATTCGGTTATATTCCGCTCGGATCTCTATAATTTCACCAATGGACGTAAAGAGGCCAATTTTAAGCGCACCGTCAAATATGACTCCAAATTACTGGACA AACCGAACTTTGTTGGCTCCTTTGAGATCGGCGATTTTGTGTACTTTTTCTTTCGGGAACACGCCGTGGAGTACATCAACTGCGGCAAGGCTGTCTATTCCCGTGTGGCTCGCGTTTGCAAGAACGATCGCGGCGGCAAATACATGATCAGCCAGAACTGGGCGACATATCTGAAGGCGCGCATGAACTGCAGCATCTCGAGCGAGTTCCCTTTCTACTTCAACGAAATACAGTCCGTCTATAAAATGCCCAACGATGATAGCAAATTCTATGCCACATTCACAACGAATACAAACGGATTAATTGGCTCGGCGGTCTGCAGCTACGATATAAGGGATATCAATGCGGCCTTTGAAG GCAAGTTCAAGGAGCAGGCGTCATCGAACAGCGCCTGGTTGCCAGTGCTGAACTCAAAAGTGCCGGAGCCACGTCCGGGCACATGCCACAACGACACCGCAACACTGCCGGACTCGGTGTTGAATTTCATACGCAAACATCCGCTAATGGACAAGGCGGTCGATCATGAATTTGGCAATCCTGTATTTTACAAACGAGACGTTATACTCACCCGCCTCGTTGTCGACAA AATACGCATAGACAAACTGAACCAAGAGTTTCTCGTGTACTTTGTGGCGACCAGCACTGGCCAGATCTACAAGATAGTGCAGTTCATGCACTACGGACAGCGACACTCGAATCTGGTGGACATCTTCGAGGCGTCCCCGCGCAACGAACCTATACGGGAGCTGACACTCAGCCAGAAGACGGCTTCCCTTTATCTGGCCACTGACCATCAAGTGAAGCAAATTGATCTGGCCATGTGTGCACGTCGCTACGACAGCTGCTTCCGCTGTGTGGCGGATCCCTATTGCGGCTGGGACAAGGAGGTCAACGCCTGCCGGCCATATCAGCTGGGCCTGCTGCAGGACGTGGCCAATGAGACGTCCGGCATATGCGATACGAGCGTGCTGCGCAAGCGTGTTACTTCCTCCTACGGCCAGACGCTGCATCTGTCCTGTTTCGTCAAGATGCCCGACGTGCTGCGCAAGAAGCAGACACGCTGGTACCACCACTCTACAGAGAAGGGACG CTACGAAGTGCGCTACACACCCACCAAATACATTGAGACCAACGAAGGCGGCCTGGTGCTGCTGGCTGTAAACGAGGGCGATGGCGGCCGATATGATAGCTATTTGGATGGCACCCTGCTCTGCAGCTATGGCGTCACCGTGGATGCGCACAG ATGCTCGCCGCCTTCGCAGAAGCAGGACTACCAGAAGATCTATTCGCATTGGTGCAACGAGTTCGAGAAATACAAATCAGCCATGAAGCAATGGCAGGCCAAACAGGAG CAATGTGGCCTCAAGGATAAAACggcaacaggcagcagcagcggcagcagcatcagcggcaacggcaaacATGTCAACGATGTGTTCAGCAACGACGCCCTGGTCTGA